Proteins found in one Aspergillus chevalieri M1 DNA, chromosome 2, nearly complete sequence genomic segment:
- a CDS encoding uncharacterized protein (COG:L;~EggNog:ENOG410PGPZ;~InterPro:IPR000477,IPR000953,IPR036397,IPR012337, IPR041373,IPR043502,IPR041588,IPR001584,IPR016197, IPR043128;~PFAM:PF17917,PF17919,PF00078,PF17921;~go_function: GO:0003676 - nucleic acid binding [Evidence IEA];~go_process: GO:0015074 - DNA integration [Evidence IEA]), producing the protein MILGLAWIDDQQVFIDPNGPKLRFTNGIVVSSMEDQPRMDIQPIGANAFALWNRQKKKDSSVQIFAASLKDIEKALRPKLPTDPRTKLPPHYHKFLSVFDRKEADKQPPHRGPNIDHKIELNKNADGTTPEPPWGPLYNMSRDELLVLRKTLTELLEKNFIRVSNSPAAAPVLLVKKPGGGLRFCVDYRALNAITKKDRYPLPLINETLERIGKAKWFTKLDVIAAFHKIRVAAGDEWLTAFRTRFGLFEWLVTPFGLANAPSTFQRYVNWVLRDFLDEFASAYLDDILIFTDGTLPEHQEHVRKVLGRLQEAGLQIDIDKCEFEVKSTKYLGFIIEAGKGVSMDPAKVEAIMNWAAPTTVKGVRSFLGFANFYRRFIRNYSELTTPLTALTQKDKPFVWDDKCEESFQQLKRMFTTAPILMQFDPDRETVVETDSSGWATGGVLSQYDDDGVLRPCAYFSKKNTPAECNYQIHDKELLAIINALKEWESELISVVNFQILTDHRNLRYFTTMRRLNERQMRWADLLSRYDFTLHYRPGKLAGRPDALSRREQDVPALGDERLKHREQRLFDPEILKDGPVEGSSKRGLVEEPHPINVSRILLAPVGTEPYNSEPSTPQGYEQANEPTNLNSEQPSLEELLDMTLDEHWARVEPLDEKYGRIREAVQVGAPQFPCELGIKASISECSIELNNRLCYRGRRWVPDIESLRTRLLQETHDSVLTGHPGRSAMYAILARRVYWPAISEDVRRFVRNCDKCSANNVWRDRRQGLLKPLPIPDRKWRYIAIDFIEKLPTSNGYENIMVIVDRLGKGVIPVPCEKINTYTVAQKLIQSFIGYHGIPASIVSDRGRQFTNEMWKRFCELLGIKRQLSTAYHAETDGQTERMNATLELFLRSFCDHTQSNWASLLPMAQLAICSRDAASTGVSPFFLDHGYHVDPFQLEEDVEINLSAPDLGTMRERGERIAAKLRGALDIATTELAVAQQKQEDYANRRRDVAPEYQVGQKVWLDLRNIQTERPSKKLGSRQAKFTVLEKIGSHAYRLNTPGTIHDVFHTALLRPAAMDPFPSQRKDDYQPPAEMINGNEEYMVERILDERFRRWGRGERHEFLVKYIGWQEPEWNDARNMEDTIALDDWETYKTMNGIVIQSALSIPNEPPHAGGRSRRRRGGG; encoded by the coding sequence atgattttaggcctcgcatggatagacgaccaacaagtgtttatcgacccgaatggcccgaaattgcgcttcaccaatggcattgttgttagcagcatggaagatcaaccacgaatggatatccagcccattggggcgaacgcttttgcactatggaaccgacaaaagaaaaaggacagcagtgtacagattttcgccgcaagtttaaaggatattgagaaagcattacgacccaaattgccgacagacccccgcaccaaactaccacctcattaccataaattcctatcagtatttgaccggaaggaagctgacaagcaaccaccacatcgaggaccaaacatcgaccataagattgaactcaataagaatgctgatggaacgacccctgaacctccatggggccccctttataatatgtcaagggatgaactgctcgtgctacggaagacattgacagagttgttggaaaagaacttcatacgtgttagcaattcgcctgctgcagcacccgtattgcttgtcaagaaacctggtggaggcttgcgattttgtgttgactaccgagcactgaacgccattacaaagaaggaccgctaccccctaccactaattaatgaaacattggaaagaattgggaaagcaaaatggttcaccaagttggatgttattgctgcttttcacaagattcgtgtcgctgccggcgatgaatggttgactgcattccgaactcgatttgggctgtttgaatggcttgtaacaccatttggactagccaatgcaccgagcaccttccaacgctatgtcaattgggtcctacgagatttcctagatgaattcgcttctgcttacctcgatgacatcttgatatttacagATGGGACATTgccagagcatcaagagcatgtccgcaaagtattaggccgtctccaagaggccggcttacagattgatattgataaatgcgaatttgaagtgaagtcaacaaaatatttaggattcattattgaggcaggaaaaggtgtcagcatggatccagcaaaggttgaagcaatcatgaactgggctgcccctaccactgtgaaaggtgtcaggtcatttttgggatttgcgaacttctacagacgtttcatccgaaactattctgaacttacaactccactaacagcgttgactcaaaaagataaaccctttgtgtgggatgataaatgcgaagaaagcttccaacagttaaaaaggatgtttacaacggcaccgatcctcatgcaatttgatccagaccgcgagactgtcgttgagactgactcatcagggtgggccactggtggcgtactttcacagtatgatgatgatggtgtattacgaccttgtgcgtacttttccaagaaaaacactcctgcagagtgcaactaccagattcatgacaaggaacttttggcgatcatcaacgcattgaaagagtgggaatcagagctcatatcagtggtaaatttccagatactgacagaccatcgcaatctccgttattttactaccatgagacgactgaatgagagacagatgagatgggcagatctattgagccgatatgacttcacacttcattaccgaccagggaagctcgcagggcgccctgatgcactgtctcgacgagagcaggatgttcctgcattgggtgatgaacggctaaagcatcgcgaacaacgactattcgatcctgagatcctcaaggacggaccagttgaaggaagcagcaaaagaggactagttgaagaaccccatcctatcaatgtgtcccggatccttctagcaccagtcggcacggagccctataacagcgagccaagcacacctcaaggatatgaacaggcgaacgaacctaccaacctcaatagtgagcaaccatcgttggaagaactactggatatgactcttgatgagcattgggctcgggtagagccactagatgaaaagtacggtcgtatacgagaagcagtgcaagtgggagcacctcaattcccatgtgaactggggatcaaagcctcaatctcagaatgctcaattgaactgaacaaccgcttgtgctaccgaggccggcgatgggtccctgacattgaatctttgaggacaaggttgctacaagaaacacatgactcggtacttacaggccatccagggaggagcgcaatgtatgctatcctggcacgaagggtctactggcctgcaatctctgaggatgtcagacgatttgtacggaactgtgacaaatgcagtgccaacaatgtatggagagaccgccgacaaggcctactgaagcctctaccaattccagaccgaaaatggaggtATATTGcgattgacttcatcgagaagttaccaacttcgaatggttatgaaaacattatggttattgtcgatcgccttggaaaaggtgtcatccctgtaccctgtgagaagatcaacacctacacagtagcacagaagcttattcagagtttcattggttaccatggcattccagccagtattgtatcagacagaggaagacaattcaccaatgagatgtggaagcgtttttgtgagctactggggatcaaacgacaattatcgaCTGCCTACCatgctgaaaccgatggccaaactgagcgaatgaatgctactcttgaactattcttgcgctcattctgtgaccACACACAAtcaaactgggcgtcattgctaccaatggcacagcttgcaatatgcagccgggatgctgcctccacaggtgtcagtccattcttccttgaccacggctaccacgttgatccctttcagttagaagaggatgttgaaatcaacctttcagcaccagacctgggcaccatgcgtgaacgaggtgaacgaattgcagccaagctaaggggagctcttgacattgccacaacagaacttgctgttgcccaacagaaacaagaagactatgccaatcgtcgaagagatgtcgcccctgaataccaggttgggcagaaagtctggcttgacctgcgcaatatacaaacagaacgccctagcaagaaactgggaagcaggcaggcaaaatttactgtgttggaaaagattggatcccacgcctaccgcctcaacacaccaggcacaatccacgacgtgtttcatacagcgctcctccgcccagcggcaatggatcccttccctagccaacggaaagatgactaccaacctcctgcagaaatgatcaatgggaatgaagaatatatggtcgaacgaatactagatgagcgttttcgacggtggggacgaggcgaaagacatgagtttttagtcaaatacattggctggcaggaaccggaatggaacgatgcaaggaacatggaggataccatagcattggatgactgggaaacctacaaaacgatgaatgggattgttatccaatcggccttgagtataccaaatgagccaccccacgccggggggcgatcgcggaggcgacgaggaggggggtaa